In Geotalea uraniireducens, the genomic window GCTTCTGCACCAGGTAATCCACGTTCAGGAACGAGAAACCGCCAAGGAACATATCGATACCCCCGCAACCGGACTTCAGTTTCGGGAGCGAGGCGGTGAACAGATGGTCATCGGTGTTTGCCCACCTGGCCGAAAAGCTCCCACCGGTGTAGTAGCCACGCTTCGATCCTTCGTAGTAGCTGGGCGAGGTGGAACTCTTCTGCTGCACCCAGTCATCGACCCAGCCGGACCATGACAGGACAGGGTTCAGGGCTATCGCTGCCGCCAGGCAGGCGGCGGTGGTTCTGGTATATACGGTTCGTCTCATACGGACACCTCTTCTCTGTCGCTGACCGACCGTGATCTCATGGCTGCTCCTGAAGACGGCGCTTCTTGACGTCAAAGCCGCCTCCCTTCTGGAATTCGTAGAGCGAATACTCCTCTGGAGAGATGTCCCCCTTCAGAAGACGCACGGCCCGGTACGCCTTGTCCTCGATCTCGTCGGATGAGATGACCCCGGCCGAGACCGGCAGGTAATCTTGATTCCCTTTCTGGATCAGGATCAGCGTCGGGGTGATCTCCACGCTGAATTTGGCGGCAAGTCCCGGACTCTCACTGATGTTGACCCGCTTCACGGTCCAGCCGGTCTCGTTGGTGAACCAGTCCAGAATGCGTGACTGCTCGTCGCAGTAACTGCAGTCGGAGCGCTGGAAGTAAATCAGGGCGAAGTCGTCCCGGTTGTCCCTCAGCACACGCTGCCGCTCCTCGTTGATCTGGGCGATCCTCGCCAGGTTGCCGGGGGTGGTGATCGGGTAATCCTTCTTCGTGGTCAGTTCCGGGTATTTCTGCCAGACGAACTGGGCCACGTTGGAAAAGGCGAGCGCCTTCTTGCGGGCGATCTCCTGGACCTCGAAATACTCCTTCACATTCTCTTCACTCGGCTTCTGGACCGCCTTCTTCTTTAGCGCCTCGGCGAACTCCTGGAACTGGTCGGGGTGCATCTCCCAGATCTGCTCAAAGGTGTAGTCCTTGAGGGACGGAGTGTGCTTGGTCGGTTTCTTCTTTTTGACCGGCTTCTCGGCCTGCTTCTCCGGTTCCTTCTGGTACCACCACCATCCAGTGGCCGAATCGGTGTAGTAGCTTGCAGAGGCGGATACGGACAGCGAGAGCATCGCCGCAGCCATCAACGGCCAACGCATTGTTCCACCTCCTTGTTCTTATGCTTGATATCTTTCACCATTCGCTTCAGTTGCGCGGATTTCTGTTCTTCCAGTTCCGACGCAGTTACGCCGAAGGACTGAGCAGTGAGGGGGATCAGAATATGGGAAAGGCGCTTGCCCCCACCGGTAATGATGGAAACCTTAGATGTGTAGTAACCGTCAGCAACGTATTCGGTTGCCAGGGCCTGCTTGGTTCTGGCCAACTCTGTAACAACGGAGTGCATCAGATTCCGTTTCTCCGCCTCGAAGCCTTCCGAGGCATAAACCAATGGATCATAGTTACTTACTTCCTTGATGGCTTCCCAGAGCGCATCGGGGTTGACATAGATCACTCCGTTGGGCATGGAAACAACAGACCACTGATCACCTTTCGGGGTGGATTCAACCAGATTTATCCTGTTTTTCAGCGACTCAATTACTGCATCCGGAACAATGCATTCCGGGATATTTATCAGTTGTGGTGTGTACTTCTCTTTGGCGGGAGCAAATCCGAGCGGGTCTGCCCGTTCTGCCGATGGTAGTTCTGTTGTTACTGGTCTGGCTGACGTGGGTTCTATTTCTTCTGCGGCGAACTGCGTGTCAACGTTGCTTTCAGTGCGGCTGTTCTTTTGCTCCCGCATCTTCAAATAAAGTGCTGACAGTTCGGACTGGCGAGCCTCATGATCGCTCTGTTTGAGGCCATCCGTCAGGATGTTGTCGCTCTTCATCAGATGGTGGCCGGTCACGGCACGAAGAATATCTTCCTTATTAGGGAGGGAAACGAATTCCGGAATTCCATTCAGGATGAGCCCGGCAATAATAGGATGGTCGCCGCTACTGTACATGCCGTCGTGATACGAGGGGATCTTGCCGATGTCATGGGCCAGGGCAATGAGGATAATATCCGCCAGCAACGCCTCCTGGTCAGCCTTGGCAATGAAGTTGCGGGCTACTGTCAGCGTATGGCGGTAAAGCGGAACTGCCTCAAGCATGGCATACGAATCCTCCGAATAGATCCGTTCAGCTTCGTCTTTGTGTTTTCTGACAACGGATGGGCAGTCACCCTCCTTATCGAGCAGCTTGAGCAGCCAGATTATCAGGTCTCTGCGGATTCCATTGATTGATGAGCGGTGTTCGATCATTTCGCTGAAAAACCGCTCGATTTCTGTATGGGTAAATGATGGGCGAGGCGTAGCAGAGTTGTTCTCCTGAGACTGTTCCCTCCAGAGATTTGCTGCGTCTTTTATTTGTACCTCACGGTCTTTCCAGAGGTGGCTCAGCTCGGCCAGCTTGGCCACCTCAAACTGTTTCTCCTCCTGTAGTGCAGGAGTTTCCTTCGGCAGCCATTTCCTTGACCCATAAATGGCAAAGCCGATTCCTACAGTGGCCGATATTCCTAACAGCGTCGTATTCATGGCGAGGACGGCGTTGCAGGCTTAGATTGAGACAGCTTCGAGGTGATAACCGCCGGCGCTTCCGGAAAGATGATCTTCATCTTGGGTTCATGGGCGTCATTAGTGGTCCCCTTGAAGCGTCCCGAGTAGGTCATCATGTAAAATTCCCGCGGCTTCAGACTCAAGACATCCTGAACCCGCAGAATGTCCTGTTCGACCTCACGGGTCGTAACCTGATTCGAGCCGAATATCCCGGTCAGCACATTCTGTACGCCAAAATGCTTGACCACGTAATCGCTTGTCTCGGCATCGGAGCAGCGCATGAAAATCTTGGTGTTGGTGTTGTCGAGGATACTCTTGCCGAACTCTTCGCCGATGACGGCATAGACCTGGTTCACCGATTGAGCGAAAGCGGTCACCATGACATCAGCGGACCCTGCTTTGGCGAACAGCTCCTCCACACCCTGGTAAAGCAGGCTCTGCGCCTCATCGATGAAGATGGAGAGCGGAGGAT contains:
- a CDS encoding conjugal transfer protein TraF translates to MRWPLMAAAMLSLSVSASASYYTDSATGWWWYQKEPEKQAEKPVKKKKPTKHTPSLKDYTFEQIWEMHPDQFQEFAEALKKKAVQKPSEENVKEYFEVQEIARKKALAFSNVAQFVWQKYPELTTKKDYPITTPGNLARIAQINEERQRVLRDNRDDFALIYFQRSDCSYCDEQSRILDWFTNETGWTVKRVNISESPGLAAKFSVEITPTLILIQKGNQDYLPVSAGVISSDEIEDKAYRAVRLLKGDISPEEYSLYEFQKGGGFDVKKRRLQEQP
- a CDS encoding HD domain-containing protein, with translation MNTTLLGISATVGIGFAIYGSRKWLPKETPALQEEKQFEVAKLAELSHLWKDREVQIKDAANLWREQSQENNSATPRPSFTHTEIERFFSEMIEHRSSINGIRRDLIIWLLKLLDKEGDCPSVVRKHKDEAERIYSEDSYAMLEAVPLYRHTLTVARNFIAKADQEALLADIILIALAHDIGKIPSYHDGMYSSGDHPIIAGLILNGIPEFVSLPNKEDILRAVTGHHLMKSDNILTDGLKQSDHEARQSELSALYLKMREQKNSRTESNVDTQFAAEEIEPTSARPVTTELPSAERADPLGFAPAKEKYTPQLINIPECIVPDAVIESLKNRINLVESTPKGDQWSVVSMPNGVIYVNPDALWEAIKEVSNYDPLVYASEGFEAEKRNLMHSVVTELARTKQALATEYVADGYYTSKVSIITGGGKRLSHILIPLTAQSFGVTASELEEQKSAQLKRMVKDIKHKNKEVEQCVGR